In Equus caballus isolate H_3958 breed thoroughbred chromosome 22, TB-T2T, whole genome shotgun sequence, the sequence TCTCCTGTTTCTCCAGCTTCCTGGTAATCTCAGCAGCCGCTTCCTCTGCCTGGCCAAAGAAAAGTGCTAAAAAAGTTCTCCAGACCTGCGGCTCTCCAGGTCTCCCTTCTGGCTTTACTGGATcaggctcattaaatcagttttTTGCCTCCACTCTACCAGGTCAGGCTAAGACAGCTCATCACCTCCAACAGCCAGCTATGGTCCTCCCCCACCTAGTGAAGCCCAAACTGACCTGAACCATTGCCTCCTTCATGACATCCAGATTCTTTCGTGGAATCTCTCCAGTCTCATAAAAGGACAGCCGCTCCTCGACTTGTTCTCGAAGCTTCTCCCCAAATACACTTGTGGGGACctctggatgtgtgtgtgtgtgggtaaaCAAAGCCTGTCAGCCCCTTAAAGGGCAAACTACTCCCCACCCCAGTATTCCCTCTACTGTCAGCTCCACTCAGACCCAAAGTATCAACACTCACTAGGTGAACTGCTGTTGACGAAAAATACTGGCATCATTGTAGAAGCTGCTAAGGTCgtcagcctccctccctcccttttcctcacAACTGCCAACCCCGCCCCATACCAGAGAAGCAATCAATTCGTGAGGCAATACTGCATTTGTTTGCCAGATATCGGGAGATGCGGCCTTTGTTCTTGGCAGCTGCTCGGCCAATGAAGGTAGAGTGGAAAATGAGTCCATATTTTGGGGTGTTACCCCTTGTCTTCAGGGCTCTGGGAGAAGAATATGCAGTGGAGATTTCAAGATCAGAAATTTCAACCCTATTAGCCAAGGCAGCTCCTCCCCTCCCTACTTCCCCCAGTTTCCAGATCGAGCCTCAGGCTGGGCTGGGTCTTCACCCCACCTTGTGCCAACCCACAGCTcccagagacagagggaaggcATCCAATGTCGCTGACCTGGAAACTTGGTCCCTTTGCTGGGCCCTGGGAATCACTCAGACACCAGGACTGGCCATCACCCCCATAGCAGAGGCCTGTATAGGTCAGGGAGCCCTGGTTAGCCATCACTGTGATCCCCAAACAAGCAGTGGGCACCAGAAGTGGTACCTGAGTGTGGGCAGGTGCCCTCACTGGTACCTGAACAGGGCCTTTTCAGCCCCAAGGATCTGCACTGTGGACGCTGGATACTTGGCCAGGTTGGTGAGGCTGCCAGCATGAGCAATGAGACGTGCACCTACCTGGAGAAGGATTCAAAGAATTAGGGAAGCTACAATTGCCAACATACCAACTGCGTAACCCTGCTTCGCCTCTCCCCTTGAAGTGCAATTAGGGAAGATATGGTGGGTCAGGAAATAAAGCAGTGTGGATATACATGGCAATGTTCCTCAATCCCCATTTCTGTGCTCCCCATGACGCACCGCTTCCCCAATTAGGGCTGACAGGCTGGGGGCTACTTGGCTCATCTTGGATCGCAGGTAAGTGTGTAGGCTCTGGCGGTACTCTGACAAAGACACCACACGGCTGGAGAAGCTCTCGATGTTTATCAAATCGATGGCTGATATGTCCATGCCTAAGCGACACCAAGTGTAAATGTGCAAGTCAGACCTCCAGAGCCCCATACCTTATTTTGGCTGCCAGGCTCTGTACTGACCCATGGAGGACCGCGAGGCATCCAGAATAGCCTTGGCTTTGGCCCCATCCATTGTTAGCTCCTCCAGCTTCTCCAACTTTTCTTCATTCAGCTCCCTTCGGTTTCCAATGAACTGAGCAAGGCGGCAGTATGTGGCATTGTCATTGATGATCTTCACCAGCTCAGGAAAGTGATACCCGTACCACTCCCTGCAAAGAACCACAATCACTCCCTGGCTCAGCTGTCCTCTCAAATAAAGCTACAGCCTCAGCCCTCTCCACACTGACTCTCTGCCTGAAGGGCCGGGGAAGAAGTCACATTCAAAACCTCCTCAACTCCTTGTCCCCCCATTCACAATACAGACCAGGCAAAGGGCCTGGGCTGAGGTGTATATGGGGTGGGTTTGCTCTGCCTCCTCTTTCTATACAGTCAGTGTAAGAACACAGCCTGTGGTAAGCACCaggaggcccagcccagcccaccccaccccacatgGTTCTACCCACAGAAGCTAGTCTTGATCTCAGTATTCAAAACTAGCTCAACCACGAGCCAAAGACCCCGTTCTCAGGGGTTGCCCCTGCACTTTACCTGACACGCATGGAGAAGGTATTGATGTCCTTATCCAACTGGTCCAGAAGGCTAATGGACTGGATAATCATATTGTCCACCCGGTTCACATTAAACTTAACTTTGGCACGAGAATAGCTGTGTCCCAGCCCCAGTTGGGCTTTACAAGCAGACAGATCTGTCAGACCCTTCACCAGGTTGTGGAAGTGCAGACGAACTCCTGGAGGAGGGCAAGACTGTGAGCAAGGAAGGGCTCTCAGCTGGCTCCTGCACCATGGGCACCAGCCAAgcaggaaggcttcccagaagcaACCTTAAGCACCCCATTAAGTTTCCAGAATCTCCTTCGAAGATGTGAAGAATGGCATGAATGCTAACAGACGATGGTCTCACCTCGCAGGATCTCAGCTATCACGCCTCCAGTCTGGCAGTTGTATCCTAACTCCTCTTGTATAGCAGCACCAATCTTGGGGTCCCCAACACCCAGgagtactttcttttttttggacgGCAAGTGAGTCTCCAAGAGCAGGCGGAGGTCCTCGTGAACAACACCTCAGAGCAAAGAACAGAGCTCCCACTAACAAGCTGAAGGATGCTGAAAATCATAAAAGGGACCCTGGGCCCTCAACTGATTTAAGTGACAGATCTATCTTCCGATGGTCCAGCAGAACATGCTGGGATGGCATGCCTAGACCCCTCCCCTTCAGGCTTTGCTCAGAGACATGGAGACATCAGTGACTGCACTCAGGGGATTGACAGACTCAAGTCATCACTGCAAAGCCTGCATCAACCATGGGAGGTCCAAGAAAACAGTGAAATACATAACCGAAAGCTTAAAACACCCCGGAGCATGATGAAATACTTGATTTGCCTTCTGGGACCAacctctttttcttggcttttaaGTATCGGAATTGCCCTTTTCAATCAAGTGAACAAAGTAGCAGAGAATGACATTTGATTGGGTTTAGCATTAAACTCGCCTGCCCTACCAGATTTAAGTATCATTTATCATTCCAATGCCCACAAGAAAATAAAGCCTACATCCTGGATTGTGCACTTAAGGTATTACATTTAACCTACCATATATTCCAGATCTTGAACTCTATGAAGATTTTAAAACTACATCCTCTACACATTAAATACAGCTTAGCCCATACCAGAGAGAACAATTTAGCTGAGGAAAGCAAATTATCACAAGCTCCCCTAGGAGAACAGCAGCAGAACTCTGTCTGCCTTACCTCCGTAAGATACATGGTGGTGGCCGACTCACCTTCAGACACAGCGTTGGCATTTTCCAAGGCAACCTGGGACGAGGCAAAGGGACAAAAGGCCACGAGACGAACGATATTGTGGAACTTGCCCAGGTTGAGCACGCACTCCTCCACCTGAGGGAGAAAGGATGAATGGTTTCTTTCCCTCGCTCTTGCCTCTAGGGCGCAGTAAAGCAGCGGTTCTCGGCCTAGCACGCACCTAAGAACCAACCGGACGCTTTAAAAAGGAACCGATCATGGGCCCTAAATCCCAGATCTGCTTCGTCGGTACGGGGCGGAGTCAGGGAGGCTTACTTCTGAGTGGTCCTAACGAGTCTCTAAGTCCGAACGCACTAAGGACGCCCTGGCTCTGGGGCCCCCCCCACGGCGCGGCCGGCCACGTGGGAGCGCGCGGTGCATGCTGGGGGCCGCGCGCCGGCTGGGCCACGGCGCGGAAGGCGAGCCCCCCGCGGCACCCACCTGCGGCAGCAGCAGGCTGatctcctccacctccttcagCGCCAGCAGCGCGTAGCCGACCGCATGCTCGAACAGCACGTGCAGCAGCACCTGGAACGGGAGCCGGGGCGCGAGCGTCAGCGCGGCCCCCGCGTTCACCCAGCCCCGCTCCCAGCGTAGGCCCCGGCCCCGGCGCGGGCTCCGGCCTGCACCCGGGCTCGCAGCGCGGCCTTCTCCTCGCCCACACCGCCGAACCACTCCTCACCATGGCGCCCGCTCCCGGCCCGGCTCGCAATGCGACGAGCGGGCTCTGGCGCGCGGAACCCGGCTCCAGAGGCCACGCCCCCGCACCGTCGGCCAATCAGAGGCCGAGGACGATACCTTTCGGGGCCTTTGGGCGGGGGGCCCGCCCGGGTGGTACGGcccgggggagggggcggggggcgaGCGCGGGCTGGCTGGCCTTTTCCGGCTGCCGCTGCGGCGCGCGCGTGCGTTGTTGCTGGGGACGCGCCGTATCTGGGCGGCATGCGGGCCGCAGGACGGTCGGGAAAGGTGCTGTTTGGATAATGGTCCGTTCCCTCTGTTTTCATCAGATAATTACGGGAGGCAGAGCTCGGTAAAACGTGGGCGGGAGGCCCCGCTTGGGCCGCGGCGACCCTCCCCGGGCAGAAACTTGCCCCCTCGGCTTTCCGTGGCACCGTACCTGGGGCCCCAGACCTCTCCCTGCGCCTCACGTCCCCAGGACCCCTTCGTCCCGGCTTCCCACTCGGGGAAGACCTTCCCAGGAGCCTCGGGGCCGCGcgccctttcctcctctctagaACGGAAGGGGGCCTGGGGCAAACTGGCGTAGACCCTGAGGAATCGTGACTCCTCGTAGCTGGccttaaaatacaattttaaattgtattttatttattatttccaaaaatgAGGGTGGCCGGAGATAAAGTCGAAAAGGAAGACgatcccacctcctcccaggtcGGTTTCTCGTTCCCCTGCTTCAGCAGAACGGGGCTCCTTTTGCTGGGCCACGTGTTGCTCGCCCTGTTGAATGGCCCTAGATGTTAGCGCCCAGTTAGCCAGCGGTGGATTGGAGCCACTTCCATGTCCTCGAGGGTGGCTTTTGGGCATTCAGTCGACTATTTTGAAATTACTTTTGCTTTAATAGTTAATGTTAGAGTTGCAAATCCAAAACCTAGTTCTCCTAGGGTAGTATACATGCTGGTAGATTAGCATCATTTTAAGGGGATTTTTATAACTTAAATTCCCATAACTGAAGTgcatttataaattcaatttattttatttcttcttaagcaATTCGGTCACTTGACAAACAAAATCCAAGTACTGAGCTCAGTCTTAatatattaacttaaaaatatggCTGGTAAATCTTAAACTCTCAGTCTCAGTATTGCTTACAAATATGGTTATGTTCTGTTACATATATCCACTTGCAACCTGAGTCTGAATCAGTTACTCCACGTTTAAAAATTGAATTgcaaggggccagcccgtggctgaATGGCTAAGTTggtgctctgcttgggcggcccagggtttcaccgattcagatcctgggcgtggacatggcaccgctcatcaagccatgctgaggcggtgtcccacgtgccacaactggaaggaacCACAACCCAAAATACGCaagtatgtaccagggggctttggggagaaaaaggaaaaataaaatctttaaagaaaaaaaaattgaattgcaAAACTAATCTATTACATACATTAGTATGTTAAATTCTGTTTTATAGATACCAGGTTAAATAAAGGGTTCCAAATTGTAATGGAAAATATTAATGCTATGACTTTGATTGCTTCATTATTTCTATACTTAATCCTAAATATTCCTGGGGTTACAGGTGCTTATCTGCTTAGATAGGGGTTTTCAAAGGAGAAGTCAGAATCTATTAGTGGAATGTAGAATTTATTTAGACATTCTTAGCCAGCATTAAAAacataggaagaaagagaataggGAATAATATGTCACATAGAGTGAGGAGGGGTATTGATTTGTGAAACTTTTGTCTCAGGTAAACATGCATacgtatacatgtatgtataaacatacatatatatacgtggggaaatatgtatatatactatatatgttaGTTATGTAAACACACTTTTGTGGATTAAATGCAAAAAGCTTGAGAGTCACTGAGCTGAAAGTTAACCACAGTGGTACTTTGAATAGGTTTGAGTCCTCTGGTTATAATGGAGCTGTGCTGAAGAGGTTTGCTAACTCAGAGACGAGACGGCTGAAGAAAAGTGCACTTCAACTAGTGAGATGCAAATACTAGccgccccgtagccgagtggttaagttcacgcgctccgcttcggtggccctgggtttcacaggttcggatcctgggcgtggacatggcaccgcttgtcaggccacgctgaggcagcgtcccacatgccacaactagaaggacccataactaaaacatgcaactatgtgctggggggttttggggagaaaaagcaggaaaaaagaaaaagattcgcaacagttgttaggtgccaatctttaaaaaaaaacctaaaacaaatGCTTATGATTAGACGGGGACATGGTGCAAACACTAAAAATATTCCTTTGGCTTCCTCACCTCCATCTCTTAACTAAACTAGCTCCCGGATATTTCATAGTCCTGACCCCAGCGGGACCTCTGCAGCGTGTGATGTTAGAGACTGTGTCTTCCTTCCTTTTGGCCTGTTTGCTGGGTTCACTTTTCCTGTCTGTGTTCAGgtcttcaccaccaccaccaccagtccTGCCTAATTCAGGACTTTTGCAAAAGCTTTGGTTTCCCCTTCTCTAAACCACCTGTCTCTCCACTGCCAGAATGATCTCTCTGAGGCAGAGTAGCCAATCGTGTTCTATTGCGGGTGTTCATCGTGGCATGAAGTAACGGGAAGGTCAAGGGCGTGGTGTCCCAGGATCACCTGCGGTAGCTAGTCTCCAAAGATGACCACCCGTGATCCGTGCCTCCTGGCATTTGGTCCTTGTATAGTCCCCTCCCACAGTGAACAGGGCTGGGTCTGTGACTTTTTTGCCAGTAGAATGCGGCAGAAGTGATTCTGTGCCAGTTCCACTACTCAGCGTTTTGCATTCTTGGGAGCCTTGAGTTGCCTCATAAGAAGTTCAGCTACGTGCTGGAGAGCCACATGGAGAAGGAAAGGCCCCGAGACTTCCGGGAGAGGTCCAGCTTTCCAGCTGTCCCTGTCAAGAGAGAAGACCCACGGGTAAAGCCATGTCATGTGTTCCAGCCCTTGCTGCCATCTGACTGCAGCCACATGAGTGACCCCAAAcaagaccagcagaagaaccacCTAGTTGGGCCCCGACtacccacagaactgtgagaaataatatATTGTggtttttaagtcactaaatttcgAGATGATATATTAAGCAGCAGTAAATACGTATCAGAATCAGCAAACCGGGGTTCAGGTGACCTTAAGTTAATCACCTAATCTTCCTGAGCTTTCATTTCTTCTGCAGGATGAAGACTGAGGATTCATTTGTCTCTTCAACAAAGATTTTATCAAACATCTACTATAGGCCAGACATGACACAGGTGTGgtacctggcatgtagtaggaaCTCAGCAAGTGTTAGTGGTCTTTCATCTTGTtctggtttttttgtgtgtgtgaggaagattggccctgagctaacatctgtcgccaatcttccactttttgcttgaggaagattgttgctaagctaacatctgtgccaatcttcctctctttttgtatgtgggatgctgccacagcgtggcttgatgagtggtgtgtagctcTGCACACTTgagatctgaacctatgaactctgggccaccatgcttatttaaccactacgccaccaggctggcccctcatcttgttcttttttgtcaATAATATTACAACAACATTTCATTTGACCTGTTCTCAGTTTAGTCCCAATTCTCCCATCACTTCCCAAAAGACTCTACTAAAACCCCATTTTTTTATACATCCAGGTACCTTGACTCATTTCATTCACTTTAGCCATTAACTTACACATGTAGACAGATCATCTTTAAACACAGTTTAGTTTCACACGGTAAAACAGTTATGCATTCCATTTTTCAATTTCCAGTGGCAGTAGATGGACAGTTTACTGTCACTCTGATTAAATATTGTTGGAACCTGGAAAATATGTTCAGTGTGTAAACTTGACAATTATTGGTATCTCAATCATTTCTGGTTTAAACAGTGTTGCTAAGAGTCTTTTagatttcctctctcttcttcagcTCTTTTCAGAATGGCACCAGGGTTTATGAGAGTGCTCTCAGAGCCTAGTTGTagggagaaggggtggggggatGTCTCAGGTCTTTGTGTTCAGGTTCTAGTACTGTGTCTTGGGACCCCATTAATCCCTGCTGTAACATGGCTGCTTTGGACTGGTCCCTAGCCTGTGCCCTCTGTCCTCTGAGACATGCTGATCTCAGCCAGATGCTTGAAACTCTGAGCTCCTGGTCTCCTTATTTCAGGCCTCTACTGGTTCCATGCTGTGTGGCACCcatgcatttcctcattgaggtATACATGGTCTTTGGGATCACTTGCCTGCCTTATATGAGCTGGGAGGACCAGGCTCATTACCAGAGGGGCTTTTATCCTCACGAATGCTGTATTAGCTTTCCTGTGCTGTGGTGACCATTCTGCTGGGTGGAGTGTGGGATCTCTAGAGCAGGAGTCAGCAAGCTGTGACCCATGGGCCAAATATGGCCTGTACCTTGCTTTTGTAGGGCCCaagagctaagaatgatttttacatttttaaagggttggaaaaaatatatatgcaacagAGAGTATATGTGGTGCACAAAGTCCACAATACTATCTGACCTTTTACAGGAAAGGTTCTGTAAATCGTTTTTTTTGGAGGCATGCAGCTTCATCTGTGCCATGGTCAGGGCAGCAGGGCAGAAATGAACAGATATGAAACTTGTAGAAATAAGAAACTtgttgaaatttaaaagaaacgcAATGACTCATTAGCAAATTAGGCATGGCTGAAGAGAGCATTAGTGAATTGGAAGATCTAATGAAATAACTTATCCATCATGCAACAAAGAGAGATTAGATAGGTGAGAGAGCAATGAGGAGACAGGATGTGGAATGAGAGGGTTTAGCTTCTGTTCTGCCAGAAGGTAGGAAGGAAAAATAGAGTGTGTTAGTCaaggttcttcagagaaacagaagcaatcggatgtacatagatatatatgaggagatttattgtaggaattggctcacatggttatggaggccaagaagtcccacgATCTGTTGTCTGccagctggagaaccaggaaagctgtgGTGTAGTTCAGTCCAAGCCCAAAGGCTTGAGAATGGTGGTAGGAGGCTGCTGATGTTGTAAGTCTGGATCTGAGTCTGAAAGGCTGAGAACCAGGAGTGCCAATGTCCAAGgggaggagaagatggatgtctcagccCAAGCAGAGATAGAACTAATTTGCCCTTCcttcacctttttgttctattctggcACTCAAAAGACTGGATGACGCCCACCCACGTTTGGGAGGGCTGTCTGCTTTACTTAGTTCACCAATTCGAATGCTCATCTCTCCCGGAAACATCCTCACCGACGCACCAGATATAATGTTTTatcagctatctgggcatcccctAGCCctgtcaagctgacacataaaattaaccatcactaGGAAGAACAATATTTGAGAGATGGTGGATGAAGTTTCCCCAGAACTGATGAAGAGCGTGGATGCAAAGATACAGGAATGCACCTCAAGCAGGATAAACAAAAAGGAATCCACGCTTGCTCTGATTATAATAAAACAgcaaaacccccaaaacaaagagaagatcttgaaagcatattttaaattatggatTCAAATTTATAATGGTCACAGAATTATtcaggttttcttctttcttggacCAATTTTGTTATAGTTTTCTGGGAATTTGTTCATCTATGCTTTCACATTTTTTAGGTTtgaattggaaaatttttaatcttttctgcaGCATCTGTACTAGTGATCTCCTTTTTatccttaatatttatttttaccttctttctttttttagttcatCAGTCAGAAAATTTTCATTCTTACTCACTTTTCAAACAATaagcttttgattttgttgactCTCTCTGTTGTGTTTATCtccttttgaattaatttttgctctttattgtttcctttcttctacttgttCGGCTTTATTTTGCTGTTCTCTGCTTCATTTCTTAATATGGATGTTTGGCCATTCGTTTAAGCTTTTCTTCTTCAATATGCATTTTCCTCTAAGTCCTGCTTTAGTTGTAGTCTACAAATTTTGGTGtgcaatattttcattataattcaaTTCCAAATTTATTCTAGCTTCTGTTGTAATTCCTTCTATGACCTAAACACACATCATTTAGATGGATGTTAAAGGTTCATGTCTTCCTTGCTTCCCATGGCTACTTTCTAAgcattgtttcttcctctttctctttgaaaaactCCGGCCACCCGTCACTGCCTAATGAATTTGCACTGGGTAGCATCCGATTTTGCACTGGGAAGGACATTACTTACGTTTTGGATGAGGAGGCAAGGTGTTATTGATCAAAACAATTTTGGGGTGCCGCAAGCGAGCGAGCTTCCTAACCTTTGATTGCAGCTTCTGTCAACCTCAGCTCAGTTCTTCAAGTGCTCGTGTGGCCCTGATAGCTGGCATCTTTATATATGCATTAGACCTAGGAGACTTTTTAGTGTGCACACACCTCACAGACATGAAGACTGGAGTGGTGGGAGGAGTGAGCAGAGAAATGAGCCCAAAGCTACATCTATTCATCTTCTCAGAACCCAAAGAAGCAATTCCATTCAGCTGGTCTCTTCTGGGCCCCTGAGGACACAGGTAAATTTTGAGCTAGCAGGCACCTAGTAGACTGTATGATCCAATGCCTTTCTTCTTTTGCAGATAAGGAATCAGCTATTAACTCTTGGTGTTCAAGAAGCTACAGAATCAATTCttccatttgttaaaaaaaaatgttttgtgtgcCTAACGCATGCCGGGTTTctttctaggtgctggggatacggTAGGAAACAAACCAAGTCACTGCTGtgatggagtttacattctagggAGAGACGGAAAATCAAGCAGATATGTAGCGCATCAGGTGTTGATAAGCGTGAAGGAATGTTGCCTGTTTCATAGAGGCTCTCAgcgaagaggtgacatttgagcagagatcttAAGCAAGGGAGTAAACAATGCAGACATCTGggagaataataaaaacaatggtAATGCTAACCCATGACCTCCTACTTCAGAGACTTCATAATCCTGGGAGACTGGACATAATCAAGTGCTGAAATGCAGTAGTATGGGAGGCTGACCGGAAGACTGTTTGGGCTAGTGTTCCTGAGGAAGACTTCATGGCCAGGAGGGATTTTGTATATTCATAGAAGAATGTGTAGGTCGTTTAGAGAAGGAGGATGGAAAGAGTGGAAGCAAAAGccggaaacaaggaaagaatctGCTAGAAGTGTAAGAGTCATCCTGGTCAGTAGTTGGACAAAAGACTGAAGGATCTAGCATGTAAGACCTGGAACATAAGGACCCTTGAATGAAGGCCAGGCTGAGTGGCTTGGGTCTGATGAGACCCTCATTCTCCATCAAGCAGTGTTTGTTTGGAGATTAATTTGGAGGTGACGTGCAGGACTGATTTCTCAAAAAGTTCCAGCTGAGAAAATGTCCTGCATGGGCAGCAGGACTGAAGGGGAGCTGTGGGTTTCCCAGGCCGGCTCCAGGCTCAAGCTTTAAAGCCAAGTGGCACATGGGGCCTTTCCTTTCCACGTGTAGGCCTTTCCTCCCTCCGTTCTtgctttctccttgcttttctcaCTCATTGAGAAGGATCATACTCTATAGCATCTATTCCCCTTTTATTTAGCCTAGCATATGGCTCCTGTGTCATTTTGGTGTAAATTAACCCAGAGTTTTTACTCTGGGCAACGCTAATGGGGACCAATGGAAATGGAATGTGCCGTTTAAAATC encodes:
- the NOP56 gene encoding nucleolar protein 56 isoform X1, translated to MVLLHVLFEHAVGYALLALKEVEEISLLLPQVEECVLNLGKFHNIVRLVAFCPFASSQVALENANAVSEGVVHEDLRLLLETHLPSKKKKVLLGVGDPKIGAAIQEELGYNCQTGGVIAEILRGVRLHFHNLVKGLTDLSACKAQLGLGHSYSRAKVKFNVNRVDNMIIQSISLLDQLDKDINTFSMRVREWYGYHFPELVKIINDNATYCRLAQFIGNRRELNEEKLEKLEELTMDGAKAKAILDASRSSMGMDISAIDLINIESFSSRVVSLSEYRQSLHTYLRSKMSQVAPSLSALIGEAVGARLIAHAGSLTNLAKYPASTVQILGAEKALFRALKTRGNTPKYGLIFHSTFIGRAAAKNKGRISRYLANKCSIASRIDCFSEVPTSVFGEKLREQVEERLSFYETGEIPRKNLDVMKEAMVQAEEAAAEITRKLEKQEKKRLKKEKKRLAAIAALASSENSSSTPEECECFRVPSGTWHDDSIVTRMETSERPKKKKKQKLQEAPQENGMEDPSVSFSKPKKKKSFSKEELVTSDLEETAGSGSLPKRKKSSPKVETVTDPEEAGNRSVPKKKRKFSSREEPLSSGPEEAAGSKSNSSKKKKKLQKLSQED
- the NOP56 gene encoding nucleolar protein 56 isoform X2 gives rise to the protein MVLLHVLFEHAVGYALLALKEVEEISLLLPQVEECVLNLGKFHNIVRLVAFCPFASSQVALENANAVSEGVVHEDLRLLLETHLPSKKKKVLLGVGDPKIGAAIQEELGYNCQTGGVIAEILRGVRLHFHNLVKGLTDLSACKAQLGLGHSYSRAKVKFNVNRVDNMIIQSISLLDQLDKDINTFSMRVREWYGYHFPELVKIINDNATYCRLAQFIGNRRELNEEKLEKLEELTMDGAKAKAILDASRSSMGMDISAIDLINIESFSSRVVSLSEYRQSLHTYLRSKMSQVAPSLSALIGEAVGARLIAHAGSLTNLAKYPASTVQILGAEKALFRALKTRGNTPKYGLIFHSTFIGRAAAKNKGRISRYLANKCSIASRIDCFSEVPTSVFGEKLREQVEERLSFYETGEIPRKNLDVMKEAMVQAEEAAAEITRKLEKQEKKRLKKEKKRLAAIAALASSENSSSTPEECEETSERPKKKKKQKLQEAPQENGMEDPSVSFSKPKKKKSFSKEELVTSDLEETAGSGSLPKRKKSSPKVETVTDPEEAGNRSVPKKKRKFSSREEPLSSGPEEAAGSKSNSSKKKKKLQKLSQED